One genomic segment of Arachis duranensis cultivar V14167 chromosome 4, aradu.V14167.gnm2.J7QH, whole genome shotgun sequence includes these proteins:
- the LOC107484561 gene encoding glycine-rich cell wall structural protein 1-like: MEPFVIFIIVAVSIFASVLMLSLLCRAVGASSGSDGGGFIHRNNHHHHIHGGIVAGGIIGVDAGGGGGGGGCGGGGGGGGGGGGGAC, from the coding sequence ATGGAACCATTTGTAATATTCATCATCGTAGCTGTCTCAATATTCGCCTCTGTTTTAATGTTGAGTCTATTGTGCCGAGCAGTAGGAGCAAGTTCAGGATCTGATGGTGGTGGTTTTATCCATCGCAAtaaccatcatcatcatattcatGGTGGTATTGTAGCGGGTGGGATTATTGGGGTCGATGCTGGTGGTGGAGGAGGTGGGGGTGGATGcggcggtggtggtggtggaggaggtGGGGGTGGTGGTGGAGCATGTTAA